The following proteins are co-located in the Wenzhouxiangella marina genome:
- a CDS encoding ExbD/TolR family protein: protein MKLYDEEREEPEINLTSLIDVVFLLLIFFMVSTTFERQSLISLQLPEASTAQSENLPRLIELVVTDDGRLFIDEEQLADDRRATIQAAIAAAFEREPEATLVIRADAEAAHRLVVRAMDAAAAEGIERLTIAAVDESGPDS from the coding sequence ATGAAACTCTACGACGAAGAGCGCGAGGAGCCGGAAATCAATCTGACGTCCCTGATCGACGTCGTGTTCCTGTTGCTCATCTTCTTCATGGTCTCGACGACCTTCGAGCGCCAGTCCCTGATCAGCCTGCAGCTGCCCGAGGCGAGCACGGCGCAGAGCGAGAATCTGCCGCGGCTCATCGAACTGGTCGTCACCGATGACGGGCGCCTGTTCATCGATGAGGAGCAGCTGGCCGATGATCGCCGGGCGACCATCCAGGCGGCGATCGCCGCCGCCTTCGAGCGCGAGCCCGAAGCCACCCTGGTCATCCGCGCCGACGCCGAGGCGGCGCACCGTCTGGTCGTGCGTGCCATGGATGCGGCAGCGGCCGAAGGCATCGAGCGCCTGACCATCGCGGCCGTGGATGAGTCCGGGCCCGATTCGTGA
- a CDS encoding MotA/TolQ/ExbB proton channel family protein, whose translation MLEIMLAGGWLMLPILLCSVIAVAIIIERFLALRSSRVMPAAVPGQVKQWSQQHELDAKHIEQLRRSSPLGQVLAAALDNRDRGREIIKEAVEDTGRHVVHELERFLNTLGTIAGMSPLLGLLGTVVGMIKVFSAIMVEGVGDPNELAGGISEALITTAAGLTVAIPAYFFYRYFRGLVRAYVLQMEQEALTLIHTIEQGGRRRRQA comes from the coding sequence ATGCTCGAGATCATGCTTGCCGGCGGCTGGCTCATGCTGCCGATCCTCCTGTGTTCGGTGATTGCCGTGGCCATCATCATCGAACGTTTCCTGGCGCTGCGCTCCAGCCGGGTCATGCCCGCTGCGGTGCCCGGACAGGTCAAGCAGTGGTCCCAGCAGCACGAGCTGGACGCCAAGCACATCGAACAGCTTCGACGCTCGTCACCGCTGGGCCAGGTCCTGGCCGCCGCCCTGGACAATCGGGATCGAGGTCGGGAAATCATCAAGGAAGCGGTCGAAGATACCGGTCGCCATGTCGTTCACGAGCTCGAGCGATTCCTGAACACCCTCGGAACGATTGCCGGCATGTCGCCCCTGCTGGGTCTGCTCGGTACGGTGGTCGGCATGATCAAAGTCTTCAGCGCCATCATGGTCGAAGGCGTCGGCGATCCCAACGAACTGGCCGGCGGCATTTCGGAAGCCCTCATCACCACCGCGGCGGGGCTGACCGTGGCGATCCCGGCGTATTTCTTCTATCGTTACTTCCGTGGCCTCGTGCGTGCCTATGTCCTGCAGATGGAACAGGAGGCGTTGACCCTGATCCACACCATCGAGCAGGGAGGGCGCCGGCGTCGGCAGGCCTGA